In Schaalia sp. JY-X169, the following are encoded in one genomic region:
- a CDS encoding DNA adenine methylase, with amino-acid sequence MIKYLGSKRRFVGVIGSLFEASGAATALDLFTGTTRVAQEFCRRGAHTTAVDVATYSEVLGQCFVETDADTVNMVEVDDALEHLSSLKPIRGYFTETFCEQSRYLHPDNGMRVDAIRDGIEEFYASDPLKSIYLTSLLLAADAVDSTVGLQMAYLKKWAPRALKPLELRVPKLTHGTGKAIRGDALTVARTLPHVDFAYLDPPYNQHRYFTNYHVWETLIRWDSPDHYGVACKRTDAREDETKSAFNSKRTMPIALAQTISAVRADVLVLSFSNEGFVPLAELVAMCESRGDHVEVLGFDAQRYVGAKIGIHNLDGEKVGRVSHLRNTEYMIVSGPEELVMEMIDRSALRHTAHGAESGRL; translated from the coding sequence TTGATCAAATACCTCGGGTCCAAACGGCGCTTTGTTGGTGTCATTGGGTCCCTTTTTGAGGCGAGTGGCGCGGCCACCGCCCTCGACCTTTTTACCGGGACGACGCGGGTTGCCCAGGAGTTCTGCCGACGAGGCGCCCACACGACCGCCGTCGACGTGGCGACCTACTCCGAGGTCTTGGGCCAGTGCTTTGTGGAGACAGACGCCGATACGGTCAATATGGTCGAGGTCGATGACGCCTTGGAACACCTTTCTTCCTTGAAGCCCATACGCGGGTACTTCACGGAGACGTTTTGTGAGCAGAGCCGCTACCTTCACCCCGACAACGGCATGCGAGTCGACGCCATCCGTGACGGTATCGAAGAGTTCTACGCTTCTGATCCACTAAAGTCCATCTACCTGACGTCCCTACTCCTAGCTGCGGACGCAGTTGACTCCACAGTCGGTCTGCAGATGGCATACCTGAAGAAGTGGGCCCCCAGAGCCCTCAAACCACTTGAGCTGCGGGTCCCCAAACTCACCCATGGCACGGGCAAAGCGATCCGTGGGGACGCGCTCACGGTTGCACGCACGCTACCTCACGTCGACTTCGCGTACCTGGACCCGCCTTACAATCAGCACCGCTACTTCACGAACTACCATGTTTGGGAGACGCTGATCCGCTGGGATAGCCCCGACCACTACGGTGTGGCGTGCAAACGCACTGATGCGCGCGAGGACGAAACCAAGAGTGCCTTCAACTCCAAGCGAACGATGCCCATCGCCCTCGCGCAGACCATTTCTGCAGTCCGCGCAGACGTCCTCGTACTCAGTTTCTCAAATGAGGGCTTCGTCCCCCTGGCGGAGCTGGTTGCCATGTGCGAATCGAGAGGTGACCACGTGGAGGTTCTGGGGTTTGATGCGCAACGCTATGTGGGTGCCAAGATTGGTATTCACAACTTGGATGGGGAAAAGGTAGGAAGGGTGTCCCACCTGAGGAACACGGAATACATGATTGTGTCTGGACCCGAAGAGTTAGTGATGGAAATGATTGACCGGTCAGCCTTGCGTCATACTGCCCACGGGGCAGAGTCGGGTAGGTTATGA
- a CDS encoding LytR C-terminal domain-containing protein: MTSAPPPPENPNRLTTGPTEGYYSSPRTEFRRARARSQTVVFGSAIIGVIALFLLGFLGVNGALPVPFGGDFSKEEVFAEPGDIPCPTAGARAENPAGVSLRILNTTSTPGLAGSVGASLEELGYTIAGTDNAAQYHGVARIEAGPRGVDAAYTIARYFPGDVRIILNSSEDLSLTILLGNQFTTLVPPEERATLLESKGPLVPLSGCLPVAEPADGWEVPESGQSGQSGSQSSQSGASGASGEDQTSVEEVADEGEG, from the coding sequence GTGACTTCAGCACCACCGCCACCAGAGAACCCGAACCGCCTCACAACCGGTCCGACGGAAGGCTACTACTCAAGCCCTCGGACTGAGTTTCGCCGTGCGCGCGCCCGAAGCCAAACAGTTGTATTTGGGTCGGCCATCATTGGCGTGATAGCACTCTTCCTACTGGGGTTTCTCGGCGTCAACGGCGCCCTCCCAGTTCCCTTTGGTGGCGACTTCTCCAAGGAAGAAGTCTTTGCAGAACCAGGTGATATTCCATGCCCAACTGCGGGAGCCCGTGCTGAAAACCCAGCCGGGGTCTCACTGAGGATTCTGAATACAACCTCAACTCCGGGACTGGCTGGTTCAGTCGGCGCAAGTCTTGAGGAACTTGGCTACACCATTGCTGGCACGGACAACGCCGCCCAATACCACGGCGTGGCGCGGATTGAGGCAGGGCCGCGTGGAGTTGATGCGGCCTACACCATCGCCAGATACTTCCCAGGGGATGTGCGGATCATTCTGAACTCGTCGGAGGATCTTTCCCTGACAATCCTTCTTGGGAACCAGTTCACTACTCTTGTTCCGCCAGAGGAACGTGCAACGCTGCTTGAGAGCAAAGGACCTCTGGTTCCTCTTTCCGGTTGCTTGCCAGTAGCAGAACCTGCCGACGGCTGGGAGGTTCCCGAGTCGGGCCAGTCGGGCCAGTCGGGATCCCAGTCGAGCCAGTCGGGTGCTTCGGGCGCTTCAGGCGAAGACCAAACGTCCGTCGAAGAAGTGGCCGACGAGGGCGAAGGCTAG
- a CDS encoding CDP-alcohol phosphatidyltransferase family protein, translating to MAAGRNPSPDPMEKVWTIPNILSYLRIVVFMPLSLALIVSGHYAWSLVALFLLGSSDWLDGYLARRLNQRSRLGEELDPIADRASILLTSLTMVFTGILPWEVFALIAVVDVTLAGIALVLFKGYPNSHVNIFGKVRTALLLVGLPLLLFAEALHSPGWRVAALVVVWVGVAIHWLAGATYVQQMVHSWRSTRTNKR from the coding sequence ATGGCCGCAGGTAGGAACCCATCGCCGGATCCGATGGAGAAGGTATGGACGATTCCCAACATTCTTTCTTATTTGAGAATTGTTGTGTTCATGCCATTGTCTCTGGCCCTTATAGTCTCTGGCCATTACGCATGGTCCCTTGTCGCCCTCTTCCTTCTGGGTAGTTCAGACTGGTTGGACGGGTACCTTGCGCGAAGACTCAACCAGCGTAGCCGTCTTGGGGAAGAACTGGACCCCATAGCGGATCGTGCCTCAATCCTTCTCACATCGCTCACCATGGTCTTCACGGGGATATTGCCCTGGGAAGTGTTCGCCCTCATAGCAGTCGTGGATGTGACTCTTGCGGGCATAGCACTGGTCCTCTTCAAGGGGTACCCGAACTCCCACGTCAACATCTTCGGAAAAGTTAGGACGGCGCTTCTCCTAGTCGGCCTGCCGCTGCTCCTCTTTGCGGAAGCACTTCACAGTCCGGGCTGGAGGGTTGCAGCATTGGTCGTGGTGTGGGTGGGGGTGGCCATCCACTGGCTTGCTGGCGCAACCTACGTGCAGCAAATGGTGCACTCCTGGCGTTCCACCCGCACCAACAAGCGGTAG
- a CDS encoding ATP-binding cassette domain-containing protein, with protein MQGHTIHIDHLSKNYGSIAAVSDLSFKVLPGRVTGFLGPNGAGKTTTLQILLNLVHPSSGSATFDGSSYSQIPRPMHEVGAHLSSDAFHPGRTARDHLRVMAAGSGLSVARIPALLELVGLSTDADRRVGGYSLGMRQRLGLATALLGDPSVLILDEPANGLDPEGISWLRTFLRSQADEGRTVFLSSHLLSEVQQMADDIVIINRGKLVTAGGVHALEQAGGTVVLVDSPQREQLMHALTVASLPVADHPGSPLRIAGTNARDVGNIALVTGIPLSHLSEETTGLEALFLSMVGGAR; from the coding sequence ATGCAAGGACACACGATCCACATCGACCACCTATCGAAGAATTACGGCTCCATTGCAGCGGTGTCTGACCTGTCATTTAAGGTCCTCCCGGGCAGGGTGACAGGATTCTTGGGGCCCAACGGTGCGGGGAAGACGACAACGTTGCAGATCCTCCTCAACCTGGTTCATCCCAGCTCGGGTTCGGCGACATTTGATGGGTCTTCCTACAGTCAGATACCTAGGCCAATGCACGAGGTCGGGGCGCACCTCTCCTCTGACGCCTTCCACCCGGGGCGGACGGCTCGGGACCATCTGCGGGTGATGGCTGCTGGAAGTGGCCTCAGCGTTGCACGAATCCCGGCCCTGCTTGAACTTGTGGGCCTCAGTACTGATGCGGACCGGAGGGTCGGTGGCTACTCACTGGGGATGCGGCAGCGGCTGGGGCTTGCAACTGCCCTTCTAGGTGATCCTTCGGTGCTGATCCTTGACGAGCCTGCGAATGGTCTTGATCCGGAGGGGATTTCTTGGCTGCGCACCTTCCTGCGGAGTCAGGCTGATGAGGGCCGCACCGTCTTCCTTTCGTCGCACCTGCTCAGCGAAGTCCAGCAGATGGCAGATGACATTGTCATCATCAACCGAGGGAAGCTGGTTACCGCGGGTGGCGTGCATGCTTTGGAGCAGGCTGGTGGCACTGTGGTTCTGGTTGATTCCCCACAGAGGGAGCAGTTGATGCACGCTCTAACTGTCGCCAGTTTGCCGGTCGCAGATCACCCTGGAAGTCCGTTGCGGATCGCTGGAACCAACGCGCGCGATGTGGGTAACATCGCCCTCGTTACCGGCATACCACTTAGTCACTTGAGTGAAGAAACCACCGGCCTCGAGGCACTGTTCCTGTCGATGGTGGGAGGTGCGCGATGA
- a CDS encoding uracil-xanthine permease family protein, with translation MVAKKSLFKWQLHGDGAKVGPGEVVLPHERLSWGRTTGIGMQHVVAMFGATFLVPLLTGFPPNTTLFFTAIGTILFFLITSGRIPSYLGSSFALIAPILAVSSSLGANYAQGGIIATGATLALVGVVVHFAGARWIDVVMPPVVTGAIVALIGFNLAPAAWNWVKEGALTAVITIVSIILITVLFKGIIGRLSILFGVLIGYGAALLQNQVDFSAIGEAAWIGLPHFTAPAFDPSTLGLFVPVVFVLIAENVGHVKSVAAMTGENLDDMTGRALFADGISTMLAGSGGGSGTTTYAENIGVMAATRVYSSAAYLIAAFTALALSMMPKFGAIIATIPPGVLGGAATVLYGMIGLLGVRIWVQNQVDFSNPVNLNTAAVALIIGIANFTWAPGGLVFEGIALGSFSAILIYQVMNWISKVRGTNLEAATPASAPSGTELESVAYAKRRRSPRPDAVPDGLDGVLPEDDIQHMWDREPQK, from the coding sequence ATGGTTGCTAAGAAATCTCTCTTCAAGTGGCAGCTTCATGGTGATGGAGCAAAAGTTGGGCCGGGAGAGGTAGTTCTTCCACACGAACGGCTCTCATGGGGTCGAACCACAGGTATCGGCATGCAGCACGTGGTCGCCATGTTCGGCGCCACGTTCCTGGTTCCCCTTCTGACAGGGTTCCCACCCAATACGACACTGTTCTTCACGGCCATTGGTACGATTCTCTTCTTCTTGATCACCTCGGGCCGTATTCCCTCATACCTCGGGTCTTCTTTCGCCCTGATAGCGCCGATCTTGGCGGTCAGCTCCAGCCTGGGAGCCAACTACGCGCAGGGTGGCATCATTGCAACCGGTGCCACGCTCGCCCTGGTTGGGGTCGTGGTTCATTTCGCTGGCGCACGGTGGATTGACGTCGTCATGCCCCCGGTGGTCACTGGCGCTATCGTCGCACTGATCGGGTTCAACCTGGCCCCTGCCGCGTGGAACTGGGTGAAAGAAGGTGCATTGACCGCGGTCATCACCATCGTGTCAATCATACTCATCACTGTCCTCTTCAAGGGGATCATAGGTCGCCTCTCGATCCTCTTTGGCGTCCTCATCGGTTACGGGGCTGCCCTCCTGCAGAACCAGGTTGACTTTTCAGCAATTGGCGAGGCGGCTTGGATTGGTCTGCCACACTTCACGGCGCCGGCATTCGACCCGTCAACCCTGGGTCTATTTGTCCCGGTTGTGTTCGTGTTGATTGCCGAGAACGTGGGACACGTCAAGTCCGTGGCCGCAATGACGGGGGAGAACCTTGATGACATGACCGGGCGCGCCCTGTTTGCAGATGGCATTTCCACGATGCTGGCTGGCTCAGGTGGCGGCTCTGGGACCACAACATACGCGGAAAACATCGGGGTTATGGCCGCAACCCGCGTCTACTCTTCCGCGGCATACTTGATCGCCGCGTTTACCGCCCTCGCTCTGTCAATGATGCCTAAGTTCGGAGCCATCATTGCAACCATTCCCCCGGGCGTCCTCGGCGGTGCAGCAACTGTTCTCTACGGAATGATCGGCCTGTTGGGTGTGCGCATTTGGGTGCAGAACCAGGTTGACTTTTCGAACCCGGTCAATCTGAACACGGCAGCTGTCGCCCTGATCATCGGTATTGCGAACTTCACCTGGGCGCCAGGTGGGCTGGTGTTTGAGGGGATCGCACTCGGCTCCTTCTCGGCGATCTTGATCTACCAGGTGATGAACTGGATTTCCAAGGTCCGCGGAACGAACCTGGAGGCCGCGACACCTGCTTCCGCGCCCTCGGGGACCGAACTGGAGTCTGTTGCTTACGCTAAGCGGCGTCGGTCGCCACGCCCAGATGCTGTTCCCGACGGCCTCGACGGGGTGCTACCCGAGGACGACATCCAACACATGTGGGATAGGGAACCTCAGAAGTAG
- a CDS encoding glutamine amidotransferase-related protein has translation MKPFLLVSTRGEEEALDSEYQAYLRASGLERDELQLAEFDLLGLPPIEPKDYAGVFVAGSPYGGASDDLYVSQTQQDVRAELSDLFTQLLEAGTPLLATGTAMTVLGEVLGATVSATNAEFAELVDIELTDEGKKDPILSESPAVFIAYANHSEAIDELPEGSVRLARSLYAPIQIVRHGDNVYATQFNPELDAGLISSKAQAFEDAGDTGFGDVEALVAAGRYTSGTHAAASVIKGFARHFKEGA, from the coding sequence ATGAAGCCATTTCTGTTGGTCTCCACCCGTGGGGAAGAAGAAGCCCTTGATAGCGAATACCAGGCCTACCTGCGCGCGTCTGGACTGGAACGTGACGAGCTGCAATTAGCGGAGTTTGACCTGTTGGGTCTGCCACCAATCGAGCCGAAAGACTACGCAGGTGTGTTTGTTGCGGGCTCACCCTACGGAGGGGCATCTGACGACCTCTACGTCTCGCAAACCCAACAGGATGTGCGCGCTGAACTGAGTGATCTCTTCACCCAGCTCCTAGAGGCTGGCACCCCTCTCTTGGCAACAGGCACCGCAATGACGGTTCTTGGTGAAGTCCTTGGCGCAACCGTATCTGCGACCAACGCCGAGTTTGCCGAATTGGTTGATATTGAACTCACTGACGAGGGAAAGAAGGACCCCATTCTTTCTGAATCCCCGGCTGTGTTCATTGCCTACGCCAATCACAGTGAGGCGATTGATGAGTTGCCTGAAGGGTCAGTGAGATTGGCGCGCTCACTCTACGCTCCGATTCAGATCGTCCGCCATGGTGATAACGTCTATGCGACCCAGTTCAACCCGGAACTAGATGCGGGCCTGATCTCAAGCAAGGCGCAAGCCTTCGAGGATGCGGGAGATACGGGTTTTGGTGACGTTGAGGCCCTGGTTGCCGCAGGTCGATACACGTCGGGTACCCACGCCGCCGCCTCGGTGATCAAAGGTTTTGCACGGCACTTCAAGGAAGGCGCCTAA
- a CDS encoding anaerobic ribonucleoside-triphosphate reductase activating protein has product MSELNIAGFVPFSTVDWPGKLVAVVFLQGCPWRCPYCHNAEILDPRASGSVEWGDVLDILDSRVGLLDGVVFSGGEALMQASSGALAEALKQVRGRGFLTGLHAGGAYPRALQALLEDGLLDWVGLDIKALPEDYPLATGRGGGDKAEESLAVLVEHGEVDHEVRLTLWPGLAPGGDLVGYGQQVAAWARERGTRTFALQRYRYPASTPHALPEVGWMDEEAQERLGELGFDTLIIR; this is encoded by the coding sequence TTGAGCGAACTCAACATCGCCGGATTCGTCCCCTTCTCAACGGTCGACTGGCCGGGAAAGCTCGTTGCGGTCGTGTTTCTCCAGGGGTGCCCCTGGAGGTGCCCGTACTGCCACAATGCGGAAATCCTTGATCCACGGGCCAGTGGGTCTGTCGAGTGGGGGGACGTCCTCGACATTCTCGACTCTCGCGTTGGGCTCCTTGATGGGGTTGTTTTTTCAGGGGGAGAGGCACTCATGCAGGCGTCCTCCGGCGCGCTTGCGGAAGCCCTGAAGCAGGTACGAGGACGGGGGTTCCTCACGGGACTTCACGCGGGCGGTGCCTATCCGAGGGCGCTTCAAGCCCTGCTTGAGGACGGTTTGCTTGACTGGGTCGGCCTCGACATCAAAGCGTTGCCGGAAGACTACCCGCTGGCGACCGGGCGTGGGGGTGGTGACAAGGCTGAAGAGTCGCTGGCCGTCCTCGTCGAACATGGGGAAGTCGACCACGAAGTTCGCCTGACACTGTGGCCGGGATTGGCACCCGGGGGAGACCTAGTCGGGTACGGGCAGCAGGTAGCGGCATGGGCGCGGGAACGGGGGACGAGGACGTTTGCCCTGCAACGCTACCGTTATCCCGCCTCCACTCCACACGCTCTTCCCGAGGTGGGGTGGATGGATGAGGAGGCCCAGGAGCGGCTTGGGGAGCTTGGCTTCGACACCCTGATCATCCGCTGA
- a CDS encoding ribonucleoside triphosphate reductase — MAGTNVDALTTIDEYLGRSDWRVNANANQGYSLGGMILNVAGKMIANYWLEKCYQPEASVAHRSGALHIHDLDMFSGYCAGWSLRRLLEEGFNGVPGAIASCPPKHFSSASGQIVNFLGTLQNEWAGAQAFSSFDTYMAPFVRLDSMTYEEIRQNMQELIFNLNVPSRWGSQCPFTNLTFDWTCPSDLVDEHPLIGGEVCDFTYGDLQAEMDLINQAFMDVMQQGDSEGRIFTFPIPTYNITKDFEWDSPNADRLFAMTAKYGLPYFQNFINSDLDPGMIRSMCCRLQLDLRELLKRGNGLFGSAELTGSIGVVTINLARLGYEYKGDEGGFITELDRLIDIGAATLETKREVIQEQMDGGLFPFTRHYLGTLDNHFSTLGVNGMNEAIRNFTNDLDDITTPAGHAFAVRVLDHVRDRMVELQESTGHMYNLEATPAEGTTYRFAKEDRKQYPDIIQAGTYDQPYYTNSSQLPVGYTDDPFQALMEQEELQGKYTGGTVLHLYMGERMTSGEACKEMVRRSLTAFRLPYITITPTFSICPRHGYLEGEQPTCPKCATQFPDREPQECEVWTRVMGYFRPVSSFNIGKKGEHAERVPFKEVAFA, encoded by the coding sequence ATGGCAGGCACCAATGTTGATGCACTGACAACGATTGATGAGTACTTGGGGCGTTCCGACTGGCGCGTCAACGCCAACGCCAACCAGGGATACTCGCTGGGGGGAATGATCCTCAACGTGGCGGGGAAGATGATCGCCAACTACTGGCTAGAGAAGTGCTACCAGCCTGAAGCTTCTGTCGCGCACCGCAGCGGGGCTTTGCACATCCATGACCTCGACATGTTTTCTGGCTACTGCGCCGGTTGGTCCCTGCGACGCCTGCTGGAAGAAGGCTTCAACGGCGTTCCCGGCGCTATCGCGTCATGCCCGCCGAAGCACTTCTCCTCAGCCTCAGGGCAAATCGTCAACTTCCTGGGCACCCTGCAGAATGAGTGGGCAGGTGCGCAGGCATTCTCATCCTTCGACACCTACATGGCGCCCTTCGTTCGACTGGACTCCATGACGTACGAAGAGATCCGCCAGAATATGCAGGAACTGATCTTCAACCTCAACGTTCCAAGCCGGTGGGGAAGCCAGTGTCCGTTCACCAACCTAACGTTTGACTGGACTTGCCCCAGCGACCTTGTCGACGAACACCCGCTGATCGGCGGGGAAGTTTGCGACTTCACATACGGTGACCTGCAGGCCGAAATGGACCTGATCAACCAGGCTTTCATGGATGTCATGCAGCAGGGAGATAGCGAAGGGCGTATCTTCACCTTCCCAATCCCCACCTACAACATCACCAAAGATTTCGAATGGGACAGCCCCAATGCCGATCGGCTCTTCGCGATGACGGCCAAGTACGGACTGCCCTACTTCCAGAACTTCATCAACTCCGACCTCGACCCCGGAATGATTCGTTCGATGTGCTGCAGACTGCAGCTGGACCTGCGCGAACTGCTGAAGCGGGGTAACGGCCTGTTCGGATCCGCTGAACTCACGGGATCCATCGGGGTTGTCACCATCAACCTGGCGCGACTGGGATACGAATACAAGGGGGACGAGGGCGGATTTATCACGGAACTTGACCGCCTCATCGACATTGGTGCCGCAACACTGGAAACCAAACGTGAAGTCATTCAGGAGCAGATGGACGGGGGGCTTTTCCCCTTCACCCGCCACTACCTGGGCACGCTCGACAACCACTTCTCAACACTTGGTGTCAACGGGATGAATGAGGCGATCCGCAACTTCACGAACGACCTCGACGACATCACGACCCCGGCGGGGCACGCGTTCGCGGTCCGCGTCCTCGACCACGTTCGCGACCGCATGGTGGAACTGCAAGAGTCCACAGGACACATGTACAACCTTGAGGCCACACCAGCTGAGGGCACCACCTACCGCTTCGCGAAGGAAGACCGCAAGCAGTACCCCGACATCATCCAGGCGGGAACATACGACCAGCCCTACTACACCAACTCGTCACAGTTGCCCGTTGGCTACACGGATGACCCGTTCCAGGCGCTGATGGAGCAGGAAGAGCTGCAAGGGAAGTACACAGGCGGCACCGTCCTCCACCTCTACATGGGTGAACGCATGACCAGTGGCGAGGCTTGCAAGGAAATGGTGCGCCGCTCACTGACGGCCTTCCGACTGCCCTACATCACGATCACGCCGACATTCTCGATCTGCCCGCGCCACGGATACCTTGAGGGCGAACAGCCCACCTGCCCAAAGTGCGCCACCCAGTTCCCCGACCGGGAACCCCAAGAATGTGAGGTATGGACGCGGGTCATGGGGTACTTCCGCCCCGTCTCCTCATTCAACATCGGCAAGAAGGGCGAGCATGCGGAACGCGTCCCGTTCAAGGAGGTCGCCTTCGCTTGA